One Cryobacterium psychrophilum DNA segment encodes these proteins:
- a CDS encoding DUF1294 domain-containing protein: MGSASSRHPGTAASPRSKRRRSGRAGYLVIAGFLVAYAVIGMSRPIPLWVAALYSLASIASYIVYAVDKSAARANRRRVPERSLLLLGLVCGWPGAIVAQQLLRHKTQKVSFRRAFWVSVVVNLAVFAALTTPMLAVIVDGAVAAGG, translated from the coding sequence ATGGGTTCTGCATCGAGTCGACACCCGGGTACAGCAGCCTCGCCACGATCGAAGCGCCGACGTTCTGGTCGGGCGGGTTACCTCGTTATTGCCGGTTTTCTCGTCGCCTATGCCGTCATCGGCATGTCCCGCCCCATACCCCTATGGGTCGCCGCGCTGTATTCCCTGGCGAGTATCGCGTCGTACATTGTCTATGCCGTAGACAAGTCGGCGGCGCGTGCGAATCGTCGACGGGTACCGGAACGCAGCCTGCTGCTGCTGGGCCTCGTCTGCGGCTGGCCTGGCGCGATTGTGGCGCAGCAGCTGCTGCGCCACAAAACCCAGAAGGTCTCCTTCCGGCGGGCCTTCTGGGTTTCCGTGGTGGTGAACCTCGCGGTTTTCGCCGCGCTCACGACTCCGATGCTCGCAGTCATCGTGGATGGCGCGGTCGCGGCTGGAGGCTAG
- the nagA gene encoding N-acetylglucosamine-6-phosphate deacetylase, protein MIGGRIIIHSARLVSGGTVTANSWVVFEGDTVRQLGVGGTWQPLATGAHDVVDAAGRVLTPGFIDIHCHGAGGAAFDDGAAAIDTALGVHHRHGTTRTMLSLVTASQTDLETRLTAVADAAEKNPLILGAHLEGPFLDPTYRGAHDPALLRAPDAGSVDRLLAAGRGHLRQMTVAPELPGATSTIRTLVDAGIVVAVGHSAADYDTALRAFDGGATILTHAFNGMRGLHHREPGPIAAATRSAGVTLEIINDGVHVHPEMVRLAFAGAPGRIALVTDAMAAAGASDGSYLLGTLAVSVKGGVARLVDGGAIAGSTLTLDEALRRAVTDVGVTIEAAVTALTLTPARAIGRGHDLGKLAVGYAADAVLLDDAFRVDAVFAAGRRLA, encoded by the coding sequence ATGATCGGTGGGCGCATCATTATTCACTCGGCCAGACTGGTGTCCGGGGGCACTGTCACCGCAAATTCCTGGGTGGTTTTCGAGGGGGACACCGTTCGCCAGCTCGGAGTGGGCGGTACGTGGCAGCCGTTGGCGACGGGCGCACATGACGTCGTGGATGCTGCCGGACGGGTACTCACCCCCGGATTCATTGACATCCACTGCCATGGCGCGGGGGGTGCCGCATTCGACGACGGTGCGGCGGCCATCGACACCGCCTTGGGCGTGCATCACCGCCATGGAACCACGCGGACCATGCTCTCCCTGGTGACGGCCAGCCAGACGGATCTCGAAACGCGACTGACCGCCGTGGCAGACGCGGCCGAGAAGAATCCACTCATTCTCGGCGCCCACCTCGAAGGCCCCTTTCTGGACCCGACGTACCGCGGTGCCCACGATCCGGCGCTGCTCCGTGCGCCGGATGCCGGGTCCGTGGACCGGCTCCTCGCGGCTGGTCGGGGTCACCTGAGACAGATGACCGTCGCACCCGAACTGCCTGGCGCCACCTCGACCATTCGCACTCTGGTTGACGCCGGGATTGTCGTGGCGGTCGGCCACAGCGCCGCAGACTACGACACCGCGCTCCGGGCGTTCGATGGGGGAGCGACCATCCTGACGCATGCCTTCAACGGCATGCGGGGGCTCCACCACCGGGAGCCAGGCCCCATCGCGGCCGCCACGCGCTCCGCAGGGGTCACCCTCGAGATCATCAACGATGGGGTGCATGTGCACCCCGAGATGGTTCGCCTGGCCTTCGCCGGCGCTCCTGGTCGCATTGCCTTGGTGACCGATGCCATGGCCGCCGCCGGAGCATCCGACGGCTCCTATCTGCTCGGAACCCTTGCGGTCAGCGTGAAGGGCGGTGTTGCGCGTCTTGTTGACGGCGGAGCGATCGCCGGCTCAACCCTCACGCTCGACGAGGCACTACGCCGGGCGGTGACCGACGTCGGTGTGACCATCGAAGCCGCCGTGACGGCGCTGACGCTGACGCCCGCGCGAGCCATCGGTCGAGGACACGACCTGGGGAAGCTTGCCGTCGGCTACGCGGCCGATGCCGTGCTCCTGGATGACGCGTTCAGGGTCGACGCGGTGTTCGCGGCGGGGCGACGACTCGCGTGA
- a CDS encoding cupin domain-containing protein produces the protein METSVGPTTFIPDIIDGTVVEPGRIHHTKVLSSPGVRVVVLTFEAGHILQEHNAPKVLLMQALAGRLLVSANGAVHELTPGALLRLDANVPHSVEAFEESRLMLTLIG, from the coding sequence ATGGAAACCAGCGTCGGTCCGACCACCTTCATTCCCGACATCATCGATGGAACGGTTGTGGAGCCGGGTCGAATACATCACACCAAGGTACTGAGCTCGCCCGGCGTGCGCGTCGTCGTGCTCACGTTCGAGGCCGGGCACATTCTCCAGGAGCACAACGCGCCCAAGGTACTCCTGATGCAAGCATTGGCGGGGCGGCTTCTCGTGAGCGCCAACGGCGCCGTGCACGAGCTGACGCCGGGAGCACTGCTGCGTCTGGACGCGAATGTGCCGCACTCCGTGGAAGCGTTCGAGGAATCCCGCCTCATGCTCACGCTGATTGGGTAG
- a CDS encoding DarT ssDNA thymidine ADP-ribosyltransferase family protein, producing MEPGAQVGEQQIFHLTHEGNLASIVAEKQLFADTNPDWEERPAVDLAAEATRLARRARHTGHHDDSVVADFVPFSLRPDSRQLRGLVPRAGLVLLVSSIASVLDWQTTAHPAHTPKMLFTNMDAAVPGAEFGRTREQLASLVRMLFSPATAPAHVEESRAAEFLVQGFFPLRRVLSIGVPSEEAATRVRAVLADRSATIDVLVRPEWFRAD from the coding sequence GTGGAGCCAGGGGCCCAGGTCGGCGAGCAGCAGATCTTCCATCTGACCCACGAAGGCAACCTGGCGTCAATCGTTGCCGAGAAACAGCTCTTCGCCGACACCAACCCGGACTGGGAGGAACGCCCGGCAGTAGACCTCGCGGCGGAAGCCACTCGACTCGCGCGCCGCGCGCGGCACACCGGGCATCACGACGACTCGGTCGTGGCTGATTTTGTCCCGTTTTCTTTGCGCCCGGATTCGCGCCAGCTGCGCGGGCTCGTACCACGTGCGGGGCTTGTGCTGCTGGTGAGCAGCATCGCCAGTGTGCTCGATTGGCAGACGACAGCGCACCCGGCGCACACGCCCAAAATGCTGTTCACCAACATGGATGCCGCGGTGCCCGGCGCTGAATTCGGCCGCACGCGTGAGCAGCTCGCGTCGCTTGTGCGGATGCTGTTCAGCCCGGCAACGGCGCCCGCGCATGTTGAGGAGTCTCGCGCGGCGGAGTTTCTTGTGCAGGGGTTCTTCCCGCTGCGGAGGGTGCTGTCGATCGGGGTGCCCTCCGAGGAGGCCGCCACGCGGGTTCGCGCGGTGCTCGCCGATCGGTCGGCAACCATAGACGTGCTCGTGCGGCCGGAGTGGTTCCGGGCCGACTGA
- a CDS encoding ABC transporter substrate-binding protein, which translates to MRKKRLSLIAGVALVGLALAGCSPAGGDTDDGNANQVEVFTWWASGSEKVGLDALVGVFNEQYPDVEFNNAAVAGGAGSNAKAALASRLEANNPPDTFQAHAGAELTDYIAAGQLQDLSSFYEENGLNEAFPATLIEQLTSDGKIYSVPSNIHRANVTWVNVDVLESAGIDPNVAPADMDAWIADLTRLKDSGIKTPLALGTEWTQMQLLENVLIADLGAEGYSGLWDGTTPWDGPGVATAVDHYGQLLDFVNSDYVGLDWDAAMQLVLDGNAGYNVMGDWAEAAFVQAGQTYGTEYTTWATPGTEGIFDFLADSFTLPEGAPHEAAAIDWLTTISSAEGQKAFNIAKGSIPARTDAVASDYPAYQQTAMTSFGEDTVVSSLAHGAAAASSWSADLSSAIGKFGADRKGDALIAAMVSAASSALG; encoded by the coding sequence ATGCGTAAAAAAAGACTGTCCCTCATCGCGGGCGTTGCGCTCGTCGGCCTCGCCCTGGCGGGCTGTTCCCCGGCGGGAGGGGACACCGACGATGGCAACGCCAATCAGGTGGAGGTCTTCACCTGGTGGGCCTCTGGATCGGAAAAAGTCGGACTCGATGCGCTCGTGGGCGTCTTCAACGAGCAGTACCCCGACGTGGAATTCAACAACGCTGCCGTTGCCGGTGGTGCTGGCTCGAATGCCAAGGCCGCCCTGGCGTCCCGGCTTGAGGCGAACAACCCGCCCGACACGTTCCAAGCCCACGCGGGTGCCGAGCTCACCGACTACATCGCCGCCGGCCAGTTGCAGGATCTCAGCAGCTTCTACGAAGAGAACGGCCTCAACGAGGCGTTCCCCGCCACGCTGATTGAGCAGCTCACCTCCGACGGCAAGATCTACTCGGTGCCGAGCAACATTCACCGCGCCAACGTCACCTGGGTGAACGTCGACGTGCTTGAGAGCGCGGGCATCGACCCGAACGTCGCTCCAGCCGACATGGACGCCTGGATCGCGGACCTCACCAGGCTCAAGGACTCGGGCATCAAGACGCCCCTCGCCCTGGGTACCGAGTGGACCCAGATGCAGCTGTTGGAAAACGTGCTCATCGCCGATCTCGGTGCCGAGGGATACTCCGGCCTGTGGGACGGCACCACCCCGTGGGACGGTCCCGGCGTTGCGACGGCCGTTGACCACTACGGCCAGCTATTGGACTTCGTCAACAGTGACTATGTCGGACTCGACTGGGATGCCGCCATGCAGCTTGTGCTCGACGGCAACGCCGGCTACAACGTGATGGGCGACTGGGCCGAGGCTGCCTTCGTGCAGGCCGGCCAGACGTACGGTACCGAGTACACCACCTGGGCCACCCCGGGCACCGAGGGCATCTTCGACTTCCTCGCCGACTCGTTCACCCTGCCCGAGGGCGCCCCGCATGAGGCCGCGGCCATCGACTGGCTGACCACCATCAGCTCCGCCGAGGGCCAGAAGGCGTTCAACATCGCCAAGGGTTCAATTCCGGCCCGAACGGATGCCGTCGCATCCGACTACCCGGCCTACCAGCAGACCGCGATGACGTCCTTCGGCGAAGACACCGTGGTGAGCTCGCTCGCGCACGGTGCCGCCGCGGCGAGTTCCTGGTCGGCTGACCTCTCCTCGGCGATTGGCAAGTTCGGCGCCGACCGTAAGGGCGACGCGCTGATCGCTGCGATGGTCTCGGCTGCCTCGAGCGCACTGGGCTAA
- a CDS encoding carbohydrate ABC transporter permease, whose amino-acid sequence MRKGVRNWGPPLLLVSPTILILGIFVYGLIAANIQVSTTNRHSLAPESEFVGLDNYLALLSEDRFLHSLFNLVMFTVVFIAGTMLFGFIWAWMLDKGVSAEGVFRSVFLFPMAISFVASGVVWRWLLNSAEGDRASGLNRIFESLGLGFLQNAWWNEPIWGMAAIALPAIWQLSGYVMALFLAGFRGVPQELREAARMDGASEWKLYRFVVFPQLSPIALSALIIVSHMSLKVFDLIMSITGSIYQTEVPATYMWVTLTSNDYAKSATIATILLLLASLFIIPYLIQTWRSEKATR is encoded by the coding sequence GTGCGCAAGGGAGTACGCAACTGGGGACCCCCGCTTCTGCTGGTATCCCCCACCATTCTCATCCTGGGCATCTTCGTGTACGGCCTCATCGCCGCCAACATTCAGGTTTCCACGACCAACCGGCACAGCCTCGCGCCCGAATCCGAGTTCGTCGGCCTCGACAATTACCTGGCGCTGCTCAGTGAAGATCGTTTTCTGCACTCGCTGTTCAACCTCGTCATGTTCACGGTTGTATTCATCGCGGGCACGATGCTCTTCGGCTTCATCTGGGCGTGGATGCTCGACAAGGGTGTGAGTGCCGAAGGTGTCTTCCGCTCCGTCTTCCTGTTCCCGATGGCGATCTCATTCGTTGCATCCGGTGTGGTGTGGCGGTGGCTGCTCAACAGCGCGGAGGGTGATCGGGCATCAGGTCTTAACCGCATCTTTGAGAGCCTCGGGCTGGGTTTTCTGCAGAACGCCTGGTGGAACGAGCCCATCTGGGGCATGGCGGCCATCGCCCTGCCCGCTATCTGGCAACTCTCCGGCTATGTCATGGCCCTGTTCCTGGCCGGCTTCCGCGGGGTTCCGCAGGAGTTGCGCGAGGCGGCCCGAATGGATGGCGCCTCCGAGTGGAAGCTCTACCGTTTCGTGGTGTTTCCGCAGCTGAGCCCGATCGCGTTGTCGGCGCTCATCATCGTGAGCCACATGTCGCTCAAGGTCTTTGACCTGATCATGTCGATCACCGGCTCGATCTACCAGACCGAGGTGCCCGCCACGTACATGTGGGTCACGCTCACCTCGAATGACTACGCCAAGTCGGCTACGATCGCCACGATCTTGCTGCTGCTGGCGTCGCTCTTCATCATCCCCTACCTCATTCAAACGTGGCGTTCAGAGAAGGCGACCCGATGA
- a CDS encoding carbohydrate ABC transporter permease has product MTVTAEVPPAARPRPEPAPRTPKPVRRVTMGRTLKYVLLVLFVFVVLIPVYVLIVTSFKPPADVTASTSWGLPVRWPWESVAPGGPTGFDNWTGAWTALGPALGRTFLLAIPAALISSFIGAMNGFVLSRWRFPHADIVFTFILFGMFIPYQAIMTPLVQMKTTLGLPSDISTLLMVHIIYGLPICTLIFRNYYVSIPMELMEASRMDGAGMLRTFASIVLPLSLPGFVVTIIWQFTNAWNDFLFAMFLSDTSGGPVSLALNNLAQGAQLANYGTAMAGALIASLPTLLVYIILGKYFIGGLMSGSVK; this is encoded by the coding sequence ATGACCGTCACCGCAGAAGTGCCCCCGGCCGCACGGCCCCGTCCCGAACCGGCGCCCCGCACGCCCAAGCCGGTGCGTCGCGTCACCATGGGGCGCACGCTCAAATACGTGCTCCTGGTCCTCTTCGTTTTCGTGGTGCTCATTCCCGTCTACGTGCTCATCGTGACGAGCTTCAAGCCCCCCGCGGACGTCACAGCCTCCACGTCCTGGGGTCTGCCGGTGCGGTGGCCGTGGGAGAGCGTGGCCCCGGGCGGACCGACCGGCTTCGACAATTGGACCGGGGCCTGGACGGCCCTCGGTCCGGCGCTCGGCCGAACGTTCCTCCTGGCCATTCCGGCGGCGCTCATTTCATCGTTCATCGGCGCCATGAATGGCTTCGTGCTGTCACGCTGGCGGTTCCCGCACGCCGACATCGTCTTCACGTTCATCCTGTTCGGCATGTTCATTCCGTACCAGGCCATCATGACGCCGCTGGTGCAGATGAAGACGACTCTCGGCCTGCCGAGCGACATTTCGACGCTGCTCATGGTGCATATCATCTACGGACTGCCGATTTGCACGCTGATCTTTCGCAACTACTACGTCAGCATCCCGATGGAACTCATGGAAGCTTCGCGTATGGACGGCGCCGGAATGTTGCGTACCTTCGCCTCGATCGTGCTGCCCCTGTCGCTGCCGGGTTTCGTGGTTACGATCATCTGGCAGTTCACCAACGCCTGGAACGACTTCTTGTTCGCTATGTTCCTCTCGGACACCAGCGGCGGCCCGGTCTCGCTCGCGTTGAACAACCTCGCCCAGGGCGCGCAATTGGCCAATTACGGTACGGCCATGGCGGGAGCGCTCATTGCGTCGTTGCCCACCCTGCTCGTGTACATCATCCTCGGCAAGTACTTCATCGGAGGGCTCATGAGCGGATCGGTCAAGTAG
- the alr gene encoding alanine racemase: MPERAAVIDLAAVRDNVRHLVELAAPAAVMAVVKADAYGHGALPVARAALEAGAGWLGVAHISEALPLRAAGIDAPLLAWLHTVDSDFSAAVAANIDLGCSGWELPHIVAAAQLLNTTARIHLKIDTGLGRNGSTPADWQEFVRLARQAELAGAVRVVGIFSHLAVADEPARPETDEQLAVFMRAVAQAEAAGLRPAQRHIANSAGVLSRADTHFDLVRPGLAIYGLSPFADRTSKSLGLRPAMTLRTVVSVCKDVPAGQGVSYGLTYHTAGPTTLGLIPLGYADGIPRIATGGPVRVNGVTYPVVGRIAMDQMVIDLGRAALVAAGASMIGAEAILFGPGDDGEASADEWAVAAGTINYEVVTRISSRVPRVYRNAVPT, encoded by the coding sequence ATGCCAGAGCGCGCGGCGGTCATCGACCTCGCCGCCGTCAGGGACAACGTTCGGCACCTGGTGGAACTCGCCGCCCCGGCCGCGGTCATGGCCGTGGTCAAGGCGGATGCCTACGGGCATGGCGCCCTTCCGGTGGCCCGCGCGGCGCTCGAAGCAGGCGCCGGCTGGCTCGGCGTGGCACACATCTCGGAGGCGCTGCCGCTGCGTGCGGCGGGCATCGACGCCCCGCTGCTCGCGTGGCTGCACACCGTCGACAGCGACTTTTCTGCGGCCGTCGCCGCAAACATTGACCTCGGATGCTCCGGCTGGGAGCTGCCCCACATCGTCGCCGCCGCGCAGCTGCTGAACACAACCGCACGCATCCACCTGAAGATTGACACCGGTCTCGGCCGCAACGGCAGCACCCCGGCGGACTGGCAGGAATTCGTGCGCCTCGCCCGGCAGGCCGAACTCGCCGGCGCCGTCCGTGTCGTCGGCATCTTCTCGCACCTTGCCGTGGCGGACGAACCAGCACGCCCGGAGACCGACGAGCAGCTTGCGGTGTTCATGCGGGCAGTGGCCCAGGCCGAGGCCGCGGGCCTGCGCCCCGCACAACGCCACATTGCCAACAGCGCCGGCGTGCTTTCCCGTGCGGACACCCACTTCGATCTCGTGCGCCCGGGACTGGCCATCTATGGTCTCTCGCCGTTCGCCGACCGAACCTCGAAGAGCCTCGGCCTGCGCCCCGCGATGACCCTACGCACCGTGGTCTCGGTCTGCAAGGACGTGCCTGCCGGGCAGGGGGTGTCGTACGGGCTGACCTACCACACGGCCGGCCCGACAACGCTCGGTCTCATTCCACTCGGCTACGCGGATGGCATTCCGCGCATCGCAACCGGGGGCCCGGTGCGGGTGAACGGGGTCACGTACCCGGTGGTGGGCCGCATCGCAATGGACCAGATGGTCATCGACCTCGGCCGCGCCGCCCTGGTTGCCGCCGGCGCGAGCATGATCGGCGCCGAGGCGATCCTCTTCGGCCCCGGGGACGACGGGGAGGCATCCGCTGACGAGTGGGCGGTAGCCGCCGGCACCATCAACTACGAAGTGGTGACCCGCATCAGCTCCCGCGTGCCTCGCGTCTACCGCAACGCCGTCCCCACCTGA
- a CDS encoding PucR family transcriptional regulator: protein MQAADIDQAVAIIAARLGRALSLEDLDGLLLAYSAHVATADRVRTNFLLSKMVPPDVGAWQLSHGIATAVKPVPVPANAELEMLGRVCVPLLARGFRVGYLWVLQLDDEHAPDAILQELRMIRPEMDSLAEMLLNRTSADSDGRRLREAQFVAACRGDREAVVGVGGWPGVHGRGPWRLATLLVRGENPSDPVESGLLQRLSALHATLGINTVLFSAGTETHAVLLLQDAIGGEDETEILRRFGREVARRSGQPASPALLGLSEPFSDLRRLPRAYAEARSAVQAAWVDGQLGALVSFRAIGVYQFLAVEGRDVSPGESTLFSDLRELDRNEELLPVLELLYDKDGSVAEVAEQLHLHRTSIYNRLGRIRALIGVDALGGHARLELHLALKADRWAGRPRL from the coding sequence ATGCAAGCGGCCGATATCGACCAGGCGGTGGCGATTATCGCCGCGCGCCTCGGCCGCGCACTCTCTTTGGAAGACCTCGACGGGCTGCTGCTCGCCTACAGCGCGCACGTGGCAACAGCCGACCGGGTGCGCACGAACTTTCTCCTGAGCAAGATGGTCCCTCCCGACGTGGGCGCCTGGCAGCTCAGCCACGGCATCGCGACTGCGGTGAAGCCCGTGCCGGTTCCGGCCAATGCCGAGCTGGAAATGCTGGGCCGGGTGTGCGTCCCTCTCCTCGCGCGGGGATTCCGGGTGGGATACCTGTGGGTGCTGCAGTTGGACGACGAGCACGCACCGGATGCGATCTTGCAGGAACTTCGAATGATCCGGCCGGAGATGGACTCGCTCGCGGAGATGCTGCTCAATCGCACCAGCGCGGACTCCGACGGGCGTCGGCTGCGGGAGGCCCAATTTGTTGCCGCCTGCCGCGGCGATCGGGAAGCCGTGGTGGGCGTGGGCGGCTGGCCGGGAGTGCATGGGCGTGGGCCGTGGCGGCTTGCGACGCTGCTGGTGCGTGGGGAGAACCCGTCAGACCCGGTGGAGAGCGGCCTGTTGCAGCGACTCTCCGCGCTGCACGCCACGCTTGGCATTAACACCGTGCTGTTTTCCGCCGGCACGGAGACGCACGCTGTCCTGCTCCTGCAGGATGCCATTGGTGGCGAGGACGAGACGGAGATTCTGCGCCGTTTCGGGCGTGAGGTGGCCCGCCGCAGCGGGCAGCCGGCCTCGCCCGCGCTACTCGGACTGAGCGAACCCTTCTCCGACCTGCGCCGGCTTCCCCGAGCGTACGCGGAGGCCCGCAGCGCGGTGCAGGCGGCATGGGTGGACGGCCAGCTCGGTGCGCTGGTGTCGTTCCGCGCCATCGGGGTGTACCAGTTTCTGGCCGTGGAGGGCCGCGACGTGTCGCCCGGCGAGTCAACGCTCTTCTCGGATTTGCGGGAGCTCGACCGCAACGAGGAGCTGCTGCCCGTCCTTGAACTGCTCTACGACAAGGACGGCTCCGTCGCCGAGGTCGCTGAGCAACTGCACCTGCACCGCACCAGCATTTACAACCGGCTCGGACGCATCCGTGCGCTGATCGGGGTCGACGCTCTGGGCGGCCACGCCCGCCTCGAGTTGCATCTCGCGCTCAAGGCCGACAGATGGGCGGGCCGTCCCCGCCTTTAG
- the ald gene encoding alanine dehydrogenase — translation MIIGVPTEVKNNEFRVAITAAGVHEARLHGHTVLVQAGAGVESGFSNADYESAGATIVDGAASVWAGADMVLKVKEPITAEYVHFRSGLILFTYLHLAAEPELAAALLEAGVTAIAYETVQKADRSLPLLAPMSEVAGRLAVQVGAQSMTRPAGGPGILMGGVPGVRAAKVTVIGAGVAGTNAAAMALGLGADVSILDINIDRLRELDALYAGRLKTIASNAFEIDRAVVEADLVIGSVLIPGAKAPKLVTNELVSRMKPGSVLVDIAVDQGGCFADSHATTHEAPTFAVHGSIFYCVANMPGAVPRTSTNALTNVTLPYALSIADRGVRAAFERDAALAGGLNIAAGKVANRSVSVALGLELASWTDLVAEVELALA, via the coding sequence GTGATTATTGGTGTTCCCACAGAAGTCAAAAACAACGAATTCCGCGTGGCCATCACCGCCGCCGGAGTACACGAGGCCAGGCTGCACGGCCACACCGTGCTCGTGCAGGCCGGCGCGGGAGTCGAATCCGGCTTCTCCAACGCCGACTACGAGTCGGCCGGCGCCACCATCGTCGACGGCGCCGCCTCGGTATGGGCCGGCGCCGACATGGTCCTCAAGGTGAAAGAGCCCATCACCGCCGAGTACGTGCACTTTCGCAGCGGCCTGATCCTCTTCACGTACCTGCACCTCGCCGCCGAGCCGGAGCTTGCCGCCGCCCTGCTCGAGGCCGGCGTCACCGCCATCGCCTACGAGACCGTGCAGAAGGCCGACCGGTCGCTGCCGCTGCTCGCCCCAATGAGCGAGGTCGCCGGACGCCTCGCCGTTCAGGTCGGCGCCCAGTCGATGACCCGTCCCGCCGGCGGTCCCGGCATCCTGATGGGCGGCGTACCAGGCGTGCGTGCCGCGAAGGTCACCGTCATCGGTGCCGGCGTGGCCGGCACGAACGCCGCCGCCATGGCCCTCGGCCTGGGCGCGGACGTCTCCATCCTCGACATCAACATCGACCGCCTGCGCGAACTCGACGCCCTGTACGCCGGACGACTCAAGACCATCGCCTCGAACGCCTTCGAAATCGACCGTGCCGTCGTCGAGGCCGACCTCGTCATCGGCTCCGTGCTGATCCCGGGCGCCAAGGCCCCCAAGCTCGTCACCAACGAGCTGGTCTCCCGGATGAAGCCGGGCAGTGTGCTCGTCGACATCGCCGTGGACCAGGGCGGCTGCTTCGCCGACTCGCACGCGACCACGCACGAAGCCCCCACCTTCGCCGTGCACGGCTCCATTTTCTACTGCGTCGCGAACATGCCCGGCGCCGTGCCGCGCACGTCGACGAACGCCCTCACGAATGTCACCCTGCCCTACGCCCTCTCCATCGCCGACCGTGGGGTGCGCGCCGCGTTCGAGCGTGACGCCGCCCTCGCCGGCGGCCTCAACATCGCGGCCGGCAAGGTCGCGAACCGCTCGGTGAGCGTGGCCCTCGGCCTCGAACTCGCCAGCTGGACCGACCTCGTCGCCGAGGTCGAGCTCGCCCTCGCCTAA
- the cycA gene encoding D-serine/D-alanine/glycine transporter, producing MKTPPVATSRPTFSNRQPHLARSLSNRHIQLIAIGGAIGTGLFMGSGKTIALAGPSVIFVYMIIGFMLFFVMRAMGELLLSNLEYKSFSDFAGDLLGPWAGFFTSWTYWLCWIVTGIAELIAIALYTSFWWPDLPLWIPALAAVGILLGLNLTSVKAFGETEFWFALIKIVAIVTLIVVGLVMVITKFQSPGGTPASFNNLWNDGGMFPTGPMGFIAGFQIAVFAFVGLELVGTTAAEAKDPEKNLPKAINSIPIRIMLFYVVALIMIMTVTPWREVTADVSPFVAMFSLAGLGIAAAVINFVVLTSATSSANSGLYSTSRMMFGLAGEGSAPSRFQRLSRHKVPANALLFSCAFLLASAVLLYANPSIIAVFTVVTTMSAVLFIFVWTIILVSYIVFRKRRPALHAASKFKMPGGVYMCYVVLAFFGFLIWALTQKTDTLQALLVTPLWFVALGIVWFIIRRRPEQVAHHELHRANVEADRDAILAAQS from the coding sequence ATGAAGACACCCCCGGTCGCCACGAGCCGTCCAACCTTCTCGAACCGGCAGCCGCACCTCGCCCGCTCCCTGTCCAACAGGCACATTCAGCTCATCGCCATCGGTGGCGCCATCGGAACCGGCCTCTTCATGGGTTCGGGGAAGACCATTGCCCTCGCCGGCCCCTCGGTGATCTTCGTGTACATGATCATCGGCTTCATGCTGTTCTTCGTGATGCGGGCCATGGGCGAACTGCTGCTCTCCAACCTGGAATACAAGTCGTTCAGTGATTTCGCCGGCGACCTTCTCGGCCCATGGGCCGGATTCTTCACAAGCTGGACCTACTGGCTATGCTGGATCGTCACGGGCATCGCCGAACTCATCGCGATCGCCCTGTACACGAGCTTCTGGTGGCCCGACCTGCCACTGTGGATTCCCGCTCTCGCCGCGGTGGGGATCCTGCTCGGCCTCAATCTCACGAGCGTCAAGGCCTTCGGCGAGACCGAATTCTGGTTCGCGCTGATCAAGATCGTCGCCATCGTTACGCTCATCGTCGTGGGCCTCGTCATGGTTATCACGAAATTCCAGTCGCCCGGGGGAACCCCGGCGAGCTTCAACAACCTCTGGAACGACGGCGGAATGTTCCCGACCGGGCCGATGGGCTTCATTGCGGGCTTCCAGATCGCGGTGTTCGCTTTCGTCGGGCTCGAACTCGTGGGAACCACGGCCGCCGAGGCCAAGGACCCCGAGAAGAACCTGCCCAAGGCAATCAACTCGATTCCCATTCGCATCATGCTCTTCTATGTGGTGGCCCTGATCATGATCATGACCGTCACCCCCTGGCGCGAGGTCACCGCCGATGTCAGCCCCTTCGTAGCGATGTTCTCCCTGGCCGGCCTGGGCATTGCCGCGGCCGTGATCAACTTCGTCGTGCTCACGAGCGCCACGTCCTCCGCGAACTCCGGCCTGTATTCCACATCAAGAATGATGTTCGGCCTCGCCGGGGAGGGCAGCGCCCCGAGCCGCTTCCAGCGACTGTCACGACACAAGGTGCCCGCCAACGCGTTGCTGTTCTCGTGTGCGTTCCTGCTCGCCTCTGCGGTGCTGCTCTACGCCAACCCGTCGATCATTGCCGTGTTCACGGTGGTCACCACCATGTCGGCAGTGCTGTTCATCTTCGTCTGGACCATCATCCTCGTCAGCTACATCGTGTTCCGCAAGCGCCGTCCCGCGCTGCATGCCGCCTCGAAGTTCAAGATGCCCGGCGGTGTCTACATGTGTTACGTGGTGCTGGCATTCTTTGGTTTTCTCATCTGGGCGCTCACGCAGAAAACCGACACCCTGCAGGCGCTGCTCGTGACGCCGCTGTGGTTTGTCGCCTTGGGCATCGTGTGGTTCATCATTCGTCGACGCCCGGAGCAGGTGGCCCACCACGAGTTGCACCGTGCCAATGTGGAGGCCGACAGGGACGCGATACTCGCCGCGCAGTCCTGA